Below is a genomic region from Armatimonadota bacterium.
GCGCGCGCCCCGCTGGCGACCGCCTACCTCGCCGAGCGGCGCGTTGTGCTCGAGGGCGGGGTGACGGCGCGGGCGCCGGCAACCGAGACCTCGCTGCGCGCGGAACGCCTGGAATGGAAGGTCGAGGACAAAGAGGTCTACGCCACCGGCAACGTGAAGTATGTGCGCGGGGCCTTCGCCCTTAGCGGCCCGCGCCTGCGGGCCGACCTGGGGTTGAGGAAAGCGCGCCTCGAGGGGGGCGTCGAGCTGCAAGCGGTGGAGCCGCCGCGGAGGCGATGATCTCCGGCATCCCGAAACGAGGTGTTACCATGACCGGCCGCAAGCTGCTCGTCTTCGCGTGGATGGCCGCGCTCGTCGGCGCCACGGCGTGGGCCGCCCAGACGCAGAAGCCGGAGCGCAAGGTCAAGGCCGAGGGCGCGGTCGCCGAGATTGACGAGCTCAATAACACGATCGCCTTCAGCGGCGGCGCCAAGCTGACCACCAACGAGGGCACGGTTTCCAGCCGCGAGCTCGAGGCGCGACTGGCGCCAGGCGGTGCGATCGAGACCGCAGAGGCCCGCGGCGAGGTCAAGGTCAACCTGCGCTACCGCGGCAAGGACGGCGTCGAGCGCATCATGGAGGCGACCGCCGACCGGGTTATTTACCGCGCCGGCGAACGCACGGTGCAGTTGCTCGGCAACGTCAAGGGCGACCTCAAGGAGCCGACGCGCGGGCGCACCTTGCATATCGGCGCCGACGAGGCGACGCTGTGGATTGACGAGAGCCGGCTGCGGCTGCGCCCGGCGGAGGTCATCTTCGCCGAGGTGGTGGAGAAGGAGCCGCCGGCAGCGCCGGCGGCCAAGTAGGGGCGCGCGCCGGCCCCAGGCTTGCGCAACCGGGCGGCGCGCCCGCATTGATGTAACCGCATGACGCAAACGCAGACCAAACTGGTGACGGAGAACCTGGTCAAGCTCTACAACCGCCGGCGGGTGGTGGACGGCGTGAGTGTGGAGGTGCGGCCGGGGGAAATCGTGGGGCTGCTGGGGCCCAACGGCGCGGGCAAGACGACGACCTTCTACATGGTGGTGGGGTTGGTGCGCCCCGACGGCGGGCAGGTGCGCCTGGACGGTCGCGATATCGCGGGGTTGCCGATGTACCGTCGCGCGCGCCTGGGCATCGGTTACCTCTCGCAGGAGCCGTCCATCTTCCGCAAGCTGTCGGTGGAGGATAACCTGCGCGCGGTGCTGCAGATGCAGCCGCTGGCGCGCGCCGAATGCGAGGCCCGCGTCGAGCGCCTGCTGGAGGAGCTGCGGGTGGCCGATCTGCGCGACCGCATGGCCTACGTGCTGTCGGGCGGGGAACGCCGCCGCGTCGAGATCGCGCGCGCCCTCGCCACCGATCCG
It encodes:
- a CDS encoding LptA/OstA family protein, coding for MTGRKLLVFAWMAALVGATAWAAQTQKPERKVKAEGAVAEIDELNNTIAFSGGAKLTTNEGTVSSRELEARLAPGGAIETAEARGEVKVNLRYRGKDGVERIMEATADRVIYRAGERTVQLLGNVKGDLKEPTRGRTLHIGADEATLWIDESRLRLRPAEVIFAEVVEKEPPAAPAAK
- the lptB gene encoding LPS export ABC transporter ATP-binding protein, whose product is MTQTQTKLVTENLVKLYNRRRVVDGVSVEVRPGEIVGLLGPNGAGKTTTFYMVVGLVRPDGGQVRLDGRDIAGLPMYRRARLGIGYLSQEPSIFRKLSVEDNLRAVLQMQPLARAECEARVERLLEELRVADLRDRMAYVLSGGERRRVEIARALATDPAFILLDEPFTGIDPIAIDDIKDILSELKRRGIGILLTDHSVRDTLAVTDRSYIMYQGRILTQGASAELVSDPVARKFYLGERFEM